A region of Muntiacus reevesi chromosome 11, mMunRee1.1, whole genome shotgun sequence DNA encodes the following proteins:
- the CLN5 gene encoding bis(monoacylglycero)phosphate synthase CLN5, which translates to MAQAGSAGPGAWGRRGAGAGAGPERAPWRWAPALLWLAAATAAVAGDPSRRQWPVPYKRFSFRPEPDPYCQAKYTFCPTGSPIPMMKDDDVIEVFRLQAPVWEFKYGDLLGHLKIMHDAIGFRSTLTEKNYTMEWYELFQLGNCTFPHLRPEMNAPFWCNQGAACFFEGIDDSHWKENGTLVLVATISGDMFNKMAKWVKQDNETGIYYETWTVQASPEKGAEKWFESYDCSKFVLRTYEKLAELGADFKKIETNYTRIFLYSGEPTYLGNETSVFGPTGNKTLALAIKRFYYPFKPHLSTKEFLLSLLQIFDAVVIHREFYLFYNFEYWFLPMKSPFIKITYEEIPLPNRKNRTLSGL; encoded by the exons ATGGCGCAGGCGGGGAGCGCCGGTCCGGGGGCCTGGGGACGGCGGGGCGCGGGCGCAGGTGCGGGCCCGGAGCGCGCGCCTTGGCGCTGGGCCCCCGCGCTGCTCTGGCTggcggcggcgacggcggcggTGGCGGGCGACCCCTCCCGGCGCCAGTGGCCGGTGCCCTACAA acGCTTCTCCTTCCGTCCGGAACCAGATCCTTATTGTCAAGCTAAATATACTTTCTGTCCCACTGGTTCCCCCATCCCCATGATGAAAGATGACGATGTCATTGAAGTCTTTCGATTACAAGCCCCAGTGTGGGAATTTAAGTACGGAGACCTTCTGGGACACTTG aaaattatgcACGATGCCATTGGATTCAGGAGTACTTTAACGGAGAAGAACTACACAATGGAATGGTATGAACTCTTCCAACTTGGAAACTGCACGTTTCCCCATCTCCGACCTGAAATGAACGCCCCTTTCTGGTGTAATCAAGGAGCTGCCTGCTTTTTTGAAGGGATTGATGatagtcactggaaggaaaaTGGGACTTTAGTTCTAGTAGCAACCATATCAG gAGACATGTTTAACAAAATGGCAAAGTGGGTGAAACAGGACAATGAAACAGGGATTTATTATGAGACATGGACTGTCCAAGCCAGCCCAGAAAAGGGGGCGGAGAAATGGTTCGAATCCTACGATTGTTCCAAATTTGTGTTAAGGACCTATGAGAAATTGGCTGAACTTGGAGCAGACTTCAAGAAGATAGAAACCAACTATACAAGGATATTTCTTTACAGTGGAGAACCTACTTATCTGGGAAATGAAACATCTGTTTTTGGGCCAACAGGAAACAAGACTCTTGCTTTAGCCATAAAAAGATTTTATTACCCTTTCAAACCACATTTGTCAACTAAAGAAtttctcttgagtctcttgcaaaTTTTTGATGCAGTGGTTATACACAGAGAGttctatttgttttataattttgaatattGGTTTTTACCTATGAAATCCccttttattaaaataacataTGAAGAAATCCCTTTACCTAACAGAAAAAACAGAACACTCTCTGGTTTATAA